In the Geobacter sp. FeAm09 genome, one interval contains:
- a CDS encoding NADH-quinone oxidoreductase subunit M, producing MSNHLLSLTTFLPILGVLLLLFIPKDSKGVLRGVALAVTVVTFLVSLPILTGFQSNAEFQFLENAPWIAAGPFVMRYSVGIDGISLWLVILTTFIMPLAVLSTWTAVEEKVKEYMICLLLLETGMLGAFISLDLFLFYIFWEVMLIPMYFIIGIWGGKNKIYAAIKFFIYTMVGSLLMLVALIFLYFKGLDAGFSNFGLLQFFDLRLDPATQTWLFLAFALAFAIKVPMFPLHTWLPDAHTEAPTAGSVILAAILLKMGTYGYVRFAMPLFPDAAHRFTPLIATLAVIGIIYAALVAMVQEDVKKLVAYSSVAHLGFVMLGVFAFNTQGITGGMLQMLNHGVSTGALFLIVGFIYERRHTRLITDFGGLSKQMPIFATIFMIVTLSSIGLPGTNGFVGEFLILLGSFESELRWWAVIASSGVILSAVYMLWMFQRVMFGELDNPKNQTLTDLNAREIAIMVPLIALIFIMGVYPNPFIEKMNPAVQKLVAQTKPLGMSARQMPAMQGLPAGHPMVPGMAAPPAFEQAAPAVAEPNEVK from the coding sequence ATGAGTAACCACCTACTGAGCCTGACGACATTCCTGCCGATACTGGGTGTCTTGCTGCTGCTGTTCATCCCCAAGGACAGCAAGGGGGTGCTGCGGGGCGTCGCCCTGGCGGTGACCGTGGTGACCTTCCTGGTGTCGTTGCCGATCCTCACCGGCTTCCAGAGCAATGCCGAGTTCCAGTTCCTGGAGAACGCGCCCTGGATCGCCGCCGGCCCGTTCGTCATGCGCTACAGCGTGGGTATCGACGGCATCAGCCTCTGGCTCGTCATCCTGACCACCTTCATCATGCCGCTGGCCGTGCTCTCCACCTGGACCGCCGTGGAAGAAAAGGTCAAGGAGTACATGATCTGCCTGCTGCTCCTGGAAACCGGCATGCTGGGGGCCTTCATCTCCCTGGACCTGTTCCTCTTCTACATCTTCTGGGAGGTCATGCTGATTCCGATGTACTTCATCATCGGCATCTGGGGGGGCAAGAACAAGATCTACGCCGCCATCAAGTTCTTCATCTACACCATGGTCGGCTCGCTGCTCATGCTGGTTGCCCTGATCTTCCTCTACTTCAAGGGGCTGGATGCCGGCTTCAGCAACTTCGGCCTGCTGCAGTTCTTCGACCTGCGGCTTGACCCGGCGACCCAGACCTGGCTCTTTTTGGCCTTCGCCCTGGCCTTCGCCATCAAGGTCCCCATGTTCCCGCTGCACACCTGGTTGCCGGATGCCCACACCGAGGCCCCCACGGCCGGTTCGGTCATCCTGGCCGCCATCCTGCTGAAGATGGGTACCTACGGCTACGTGCGTTTTGCCATGCCGCTGTTCCCCGATGCCGCCCACCGGTTCACGCCGCTGATCGCCACCCTGGCGGTGATCGGCATCATCTACGCCGCCCTGGTGGCCATGGTGCAGGAGGACGTGAAGAAGCTGGTGGCCTACTCCTCGGTGGCTCACCTGGGGTTCGTCATGCTGGGGGTCTTTGCCTTCAATACCCAGGGGATCACCGGCGGCATGCTGCAGATGCTCAACCACGGCGTCTCCACCGGCGCGCTGTTCCTTATCGTCGGCTTCATCTATGAACGCCGGCACACCCGCCTCATCACCGATTTCGGCGGCCTCTCCAAGCAGATGCCGATCTTTGCCACCATCTTCATGATCGTGACCCTCTCCTCCATCGGTCTGCCCGGCACCAACGGCTTCGTCGGCGAATTCCTGATACTTCTGGGCTCCTTCGAAAGCGAACTGCGCTGGTGGGCGGTGATCGCTTCCAGCGGCGTGATCCTCTCGGCCGTCTACATGCTCTGGATGTTCCAGCGGGTCATGTTCGGCGAGCTGGACAATCCCAAGAACCAGACGCTCACCGACCTGAACGCCCGGGAGATCGCCATCATGGTGCCGCTCATCGCCCTGATCTTCATCATGGGCGTCTACCCCAACCCGTTCATCGAGAAGATGAACCCGGCCGTCCAGAAGCTGGTTGCCCAAACCAAGCCCCTCGGCATGTCCGCCCGACAGATGCCGGCCATGCAGGGATTACCCGCCGGGCATCCCATGGTGCCCGGGATGGCTGCGCCGCCGGCATTTGAACAGGCCGCACCGGCTGTCGCCGAACCGAATGAAGTCAAGTAA